In the genome of Montipora foliosa isolate CH-2021 chromosome 3, ASM3666993v2, whole genome shotgun sequence, one region contains:
- the LOC137996248 gene encoding 52 kDa repressor of the inhibitor of the protein kinase-like: protein MGRKEQEDRKRKAAAKSCQSMDTFVRKLPRQESAVREDTPAAEVYRENLEASHEVAPHLQSATSSDAGSSTRQHNTEPNVHPNLNDIGKIIDDKMSFEAVAAAVKALSKEQRRICEQTFHKLYEKAKDHQGTNYHNESIIATECFLNSVDKPEQNIDNRLDDERKRNIQRNRHIIKCVAEAVLYCGRQCIALRGDKEDLSTDGNKSGNVGNFLAALQMIANHDEILKQHLYSTGLSTRNVKYTSPSIQSQVIEIIGQDIILSKLVKEIKAAKFYSIMADEVTSHNKEELALCARFVDDSNEVREEFLAFLHLPRITGKVIADKITTTLHDMGLEIANIRGQGYDGAANMSSDNVGVQRRIREQSPNAMYVHCLLQSIITKELPESTRRKGLINMCRTRWAARHTAYTHFYQAHLYIITALENIAYGANRELCGEDYQDAVWDPKSKGDAIAMLGSLTSFDFIVSFLVLYEFLSHMSGITVKLQGQSVDIIKAYQEVLEIVLYNNIYFLSTVLEMYHN from the exons ATGGGCCGAAAAGAGCAAGAAGACAGAAAGAGAAAGGCCGCAGCCAAATCTTGCCAATCTATGGACACCTTTGTTAGAAAACTGCCTCGACAGGAAAGTGCTGTCAGAGAAGATACCCCGGCTGCAGAAGTTTATCGGGAAAACCTTGAAG cgAGCCACGAAGTGGCACCTCACCTGCAGAGCGCAACTAGTTCAGATGCTGGCAGCAGTACAAGGCAACATAACACAGAGCCAAATGTTCATCCCAATCTGAATGATATCGGAAAGATTATAGATGACAAGATGTCTTTTGAAGCAGTAGCTGCAGCCGTGAAAGCTCTGTCG AAAGAACAAAGGCGCATTTGTGAACAAACCTTTCACAAGCTTTATGAAAAAGCAAAAGATCACCAGGGTACTAACTACCACAACGAATCCATAATTGCTACAGAATGCTTTCTGAACTCTGTTGACAAACCAGAACAGAACATTGACAACCGATTGGATGACGAGAGAAAGAGAAATATTCAAAGGAACAGGCACATAATTAAATGTGTTGCCGAAGCAGTCCTGTACTGTGGTCGTCAATGCATAGCACTGCGTGGCGACAAGGAAGACCTGAGCACCGACGGAAATAAATCTGGGAACGTTGGCAACTTTTTGGCAGCTCTACAGATGATTGCCAACCACGATGAAATCCTGAAGCAACATCTTTACAGTACTGGCCTGAGTACAAGAAATGTCAAATATACGTCGCCTTCTATTCAAAGTCAGGTGATCGAGATAATTGGACAAGAtatcattttaagcaaattggTGAAAGAAATCAAAGCTGCCAAGTTTTACAGTATTATGGCTGACGAGGTAACCAGCCACAATAAAGAGGAACTTGCTCTATGTGCCCGCTTTGTTGATGACAGTAACGAGGTCAGGGAAGAGTTCCTCGCGTTTCTCCATCTTCCAAGGATAACTGGTAAAGTCATAGCAGATAAAATTACCACCACCCTTCATGATATGGGCCTGGAAATTGCAAACATCAGGGGACAGGGATATGACGGAGCTGCCAATATGTCCAGTGACAATGTGGGGGTGCAGCGCCGGATAAGGGAACAATCGCCAAACGCTATGTATGTTCACT GTCTTCTACAGTCCATCATAACAAAGGAGTTGCCAGAGTCTACAAGACGCAAGGGCCTGATAAACATGTGCAGAACAAGATGGGCAGCACGACATACTGCGTACACACACTTCTACCAGGCTCACCTCTACATCATCACCGCCCTGGAAAACATTGCGTATGGTGCAAATCGGGAGTTATGTGGCGAGGATTATCAAGATGCTGTGTGGGATCCGAAGAGCAAGGGTGACGCCATAGCGATGTTGGGGAGTCTAACGTCTTTCGACTTTATAGTATCATTCCTTGTGTTGTACGAGTTCTTGTCCCACATGTCAGGCATAACAGTGAAACTACAGGGCCAATCAGTTGACATAATCAAGGCATATCAGGAGGTACTGGAAATAGTTTTAtacaataacatttattttttaagtACCGTTCTAGAGATGTATCACAACTAA